Genomic DNA from Candidatus Kaiserbacteria bacterium:
GGTGTACGCTGAAAGAAATGAAAGTGCCACCACTTCAAGGGTCGGCTTAATAACATTTGAAAAAGAAGGGATATGAAGTGACGCGGAGACAAATGGGAGAAATCCTATGAAGTACACCACGACCCACACACCTGAAATAAGACAGGTGTAGAAGGCATACACGAAAGGGCGTGGGAGCGTCTTTTCATCACTCACAATATGCTTGTCGACAAGCGCCACAAAAGCGTTGAGAAATTGTGCACCTACTGCAAGAAGAATCCAGTTCATGCTCGAGAAATTAACTGTCTCATATGTTTGTGTATTGTACCGCATTGTTCACACAAATCTCCTTATACACCTGGGCAGAAGGACGCACAGTGCGCTTCAAAGTGACAAAATCAACAGCAACGAGTCCAAAGCGTTTTTCAAAACCAAGTGCCCATTCATAATTATCGAGAAGTGACCAATACATATGCCCGCGCACATCCACTCCCCTCTTCATAGCGCGCCACATAGCTTCGACCTGGCGGGTGATGTAATCAGCACGATAGAGATCAGCCGCATCAGCCAGTCCTGACTCCGCCACATACAGTGGTTTTTTATATTTTGCGAGCATCACAAGTGCATCTTCAAGTCCTTCAGGATAAATATCCCAATCCATATCGGTCTTTACATACGTTTTAGTATCACCAAATTTTTTGTGGAAATAGTAATTAAGTCCTATAGAGTCGCATTTTTTATACACACGCCCCATGAAAAGATACGTCCAGAAATAGTTTGCAATACATGCAATCATTTTATTGAGAGGATTCCAGTTCGCATGAAAAAGAATAACATGCTTTACCACACTCACGTCTGCCTTTGGTGATGCTTTCTTGATTGCGTCATATGCAAGATTGTGTGCTAATGCAAGATTTTTCATCACACGAAAATAGAGGCGTAGTGGACCAAATCCTTTTTGTGCTTGTGATTCATACGTGCGACCAGAATTGGTAATTGAAATGAGATCAGTGAGGGTAAATCGTTTAAATGGCGGCCAACTTCCTCGGAGCCATCCATTCGAACCAAAAACGTTTGGCTCATTCATGGTAGAAAAATCTCCACAGAGGTCCCCCAGACGCGATGCAACAAAAGCAGAGTAGCGCGCAAATACCTGAGGTGCGTTTTTTTGCTCGAATCCACCCTCCTTTGCAAACCACGTTGGCAACGTAAAGTGCCAAAGTGTGATATATGGTTTCATTCCTCTTTCATTCAGTGCAATAAGTACCTTTCTATAGTGCTCAATTTCGTTTTCATTAAAGTTTCCTTCCTCCGGCTCAATACGCGCCCATTCTATAGAGAAACGATGGGCGTTGTGTCCCAAGGATTTTGCAATATCAAAATCCTCCTCGTAGCGATGATAGTGGTCGCAGGCAATACCACACAGAGGCACACGCCCCGCGCGTGCCGCTTCAGCCCAATCGGTATTTTCTATACCCCCTTCCACTTGATATGATGCAGTTGCTGCACCCCAAGAAAATCCTTCCGGAAATTTTTTTAGTTCAGACATACTAAAAACTATATCACAAAAGAAAACAGCCTCGAAGCGAGGCCGTTTCATCTGAGGACGAAAAATCAAATCCAGGTTACTTTTTCTAGAAGAGAACGCTCCCTGAGTGCATCCCGAATGGACTCTTCACTCGCTGGTGTGAGGAACACATCGAACTGTACGACCTCACCATAACCTCCCATTTCCGACAGTGCAGCCACTTTGATTGCACGCGGACCCTCACGCATTGCAACATACGGTGTAGAAATTTTATTGAAGTAACTCATACAAGAACCCACTTCATCTGTCTCAAAGTAGATGTCGAATGCCCCTTTGTATGACGTGGAGATAACAATCCACTTCCACGTGTCGCGCCAGAATGGATCAGTTTGAGGAACGGCCTCGGAATCACCTTGAACAATTAAACAACTGACATCTGCAAGGGACTTGCCCGCAGGGAACCAAAATTTCCCTTTGAAAAGTCGTCCAACCATGCCAAAGAAATTTTGGACTTCCTTTGCAACGTTTTTCATTACTTCTTCTCCTGTAAAATACAAAACAGAAAACACTGTACCACAAAATATTTTTTATTCAATAGGAGTATTTTGGAATTTTTGAGGTGCGAGGGACTCTAGCCATTTGTGGTACAGAGCTGTTGTTGCAATGACATCGCGTGCATTATAGTGCGCGATGTCGCGGAACTTTTTCGCATGAAAAAGTTCCGCGACATCATCCCCTGCCACACCCTCTGCCTTTGGACTCTTTATCCCAAATGCCCTACAAAAAAGATGGAGTGACGGTCGACGCATCATCGCACCGTAAAAAGTCATTTGGTCTTGTAGGTCAACGTGTCGTACGTTCTTTTGTTGATAGAGATATCGTCCGTCCATCAAATCTACGGTCGGATGAATACCTAAGATTGCTGAGCGAAGATTGAGAAATGGTGCATCAAATCCTCGCCCATTGAAGGTTACAAATGTGTCATATGATTTTGCTCCTTCCCAAAAATCAAGGAGCATGTCTTTTTCGGTTCTTGGCTTCAGTACGTATTCACCCACGTCACTTTCTATTTCATCATCACTTTGGTAATACACCACACCCTGTCTTCGTTCTATATCATAGAGTCCAATCGCAACAATATGCCCCGTGAGTGGTGAGAAGCCAAGGCCTTCACGAAGATCTTTGAGTTCGACTTCACGTTCTGCTTCATTTTTTGCAGTACGCAAAATCCACCGAGAAAGCATCTCTTGCGTCGTGTGATCGAATGAGTCCCATGACTCCCCGACAGTTTCAATATCAAAGACGAGTGTTGCCATACAAAGGAGTCATAGTTGCGGCAGAAGTAGTCGCTATAGGTACTACAACCGGTACTACGATTGAGGTCGTAGAAGATACCGTAGGTGTAGGACTTTCTACTGCGGGAGGAGTTTCAAACTCCGATACAAAAGGAGGAAGGTTCTCCTCAGACGATAATCGTTCTGGTGCAACATATGTCCGGCGTACTTTCTCGATAAATGCATCTCGCCCCTCGCGCAAAGAATTTTCTTCGTACGGCACCACCTCATATGAGTCTTTTGGTGTAGCGAGCAGGACTGCTGATGTATCGGGTGTTGATTCTACAGTCTCGGATACTGGAGACAGCAGTATGTATATCACCCACACCAAAAACGTGAGAAAGAGAGAGACGACAACAACGAGCAAATCGCGGGTGCGTGGCATGTATCCACTATACTACAACACCCGTGGGGGCTTTGCCCCCACGGGTGTGAGTACCTTTCTCATTTTACCTGTACTTCAATCAATTTTTCTACCCGTCTAATATCGGCAAGTAATTTGGAACGTTCGGTATTAAAAAGCGTGATTGTGAAAACGGCTTTTCCTCCATGGCGTGCAAAGACACAAGTATCACCCACTTTCTTAATCAGTTTGATTTCATTAAATGATGCCAATTCTTGGCATTTCTTTATACCTTTCAGTGCTATAATCTTCCCCTCTTTTTTTGAATACCATTTGATGGTTGCTGCGAAGCCTTTGCATTTTTTTGGTGTATGCGGTTTCTTGGGCATACGCACGAGAATATCATTGAGCGAATGATCAATATCGCAACTGAGGCGATGCAATTTATCGCGAAATCCACCCACGCGTGGACCTATCTCGATAATTTTCCACTCATCGTCCATCTTCATGAGTTCTACATGTGCAGTCGTGTTGCGTAACCCGAGTGCGTGAATGCCCGCTTCCGCAGCAGTGTGTGCTCGCAGGATAGAAGTTTGTTTCAAATGAGTCGGACTCATGTGAAGGTAGTTAAAAAAGTCTTCATGGCCGATGTTGTGCCCCGTTAGGACACGCACCATAGGGCAAAAATACATCACGCCGCGTGAATTGACATACGCATCAACAGAATACATGTCCCCCTCCATAAATTCCTCCACCATCATGCGTGGTTCTTCGGTGCGATTGTTTTGGGCATACGTCTGCTCAATTTTTTTACTCAGATTCGTGAGTGCTTTTTTTAATTCATCTTCGTGATAGCACAGTGACACTAAAAGACTTTGTGCGAGATTCGTAGGCTTAACAATCATTGGAAAGCCAATTTTTTCAATGATGCGCTTTCGCTCGCCTGTCGTATTACTTTTCACAACGGTATACTTTGGAGAAAAACGCGGTGCAAGGAGTTTAAACCTGCGACGCATCTCGAGTTTGTCGGTAGCCCATATGAGGGACTCGGTGGTGGGTGTACGGAGGTATGGCACATGGGGGATAACTTCAATGAAGCGTGCCATGTGAGATTCAGAACGACAGGTGATGGCACAGAGTTGGCTTTGATACGGCGCAAGGGCTTCCGCGATGCGCGCAGGCGTATTGAGGTCGCACTCGATGAGTATATCAAGTCCTTTGTATGACTCGATTTCTTTCTGTTTCCCTTCATGTGCATCGCGAATAAGCATGACTTTAAACTTGCGTTTTTCTCTTTTCTCGTACGCACGAATACTCCCAACCGCACCCGCAGGCAGAACAGAAACGTATACAATGATGTTTCGTTCTATTTTTTTCATGAGAGTGTGTGCAACACAAGAAATGGGTCACACAAATAATGGAGTAGGATAATTATTGTTCGAGACTATACCATAATCACATATGTATGTACAGAAATGCTGTTGCAAATCTGGGACTCGTTATAACTAAAATAGTATGGGTGTATGTCCAAAATCCCTTATATAGACTATGATACTCGAATGGAAACATCTTCAAAAGTAATATTTTTAAACGCAGGGACTG
This window encodes:
- a CDS encoding ATP-grasp domain-containing protein; this encodes MKKIERNIIVYVSVLPAGAVGSIRAYEKREKRKFKVMLIRDAHEGKQKEIESYKGLDILIECDLNTPARIAEALAPYQSQLCAITCRSESHMARFIEVIPHVPYLRTPTTESLIWATDKLEMRRRFKLLAPRFSPKYTVVKSNTTGERKRIIEKIGFPMIVKPTNLAQSLLVSLCYHEDELKKALTNLSKKIEQTYAQNNRTEEPRMMVEEFMEGDMYSVDAYVNSRGVMYFCPMVRVLTGHNIGHEDFFNYLHMSPTHLKQTSILRAHTAAEAGIHALGLRNTTAHVELMKMDDEWKIIEIGPRVGGFRDKLHRLSCDIDHSLNDILVRMPKKPHTPKKCKGFAATIKWYSKKEGKIIALKGIKKCQELASFNEIKLIKKVGDTCVFARHGGKAVFTITLFNTERSKLLADIRRVEKLIEVQVK
- a CDS encoding ribonuclease H-like domain-containing protein, with the translated sequence MATLVFDIETVGESWDSFDHTTQEMLSRWILRTAKNEAEREVELKDLREGLGFSPLTGHIVAIGLYDIERRQGVVYYQSDDEIESDVGEYVLKPRTEKDMLLDFWEGAKSYDTFVTFNGRGFDAPFLNLRSAILGIHPTVDLMDGRYLYQQKNVRHVDLQDQMTFYGAMMRRPSLHLFCRAFGIKSPKAEGVAGDDVAELFHAKKFRDIAHYNARDVIATTALYHKWLESLAPQKFQNTPIE
- a CDS encoding glycoside hydrolase family 1 protein: MSELKKFPEGFSWGAATASYQVEGGIENTDWAEAARAGRVPLCGIACDHYHRYEEDFDIAKSLGHNAHRFSIEWARIEPEEGNFNENEIEHYRKVLIALNERGMKPYITLWHFTLPTWFAKEGGFEQKNAPQVFARYSAFVASRLGDLCGDFSTMNEPNVFGSNGWLRGSWPPFKRFTLTDLISITNSGRTYESQAQKGFGPLRLYFRVMKNLALAHNLAYDAIKKASPKADVSVVKHVILFHANWNPLNKMIACIANYFWTYLFMGRVYKKCDSIGLNYYFHKKFGDTKTYVKTDMDWDIYPEGLEDALVMLAKYKKPLYVAESGLADAADLYRADYITRQVEAMWRAMKRGVDVRGHMYWSLLDNYEWALGFEKRFGLVAVDFVTLKRTVRPSAQVYKEICVNNAVQYTNI